TGAGGATTCTCTTTGGTATAGATGTATAATTTTTACCAATTATCAGTTCTAAATGGTGATGCTGGTAACTCCTCTTTGTTATACAGATTTGCTCCCTCTGGATTATCTGCCCAGGCGTATCTTACAGCTACAGGTTTTTTAACCTTTTCACTCCAGACAACAACTTTATTCTTGCCTATAATTTCAGCCTTTGCGCCTACAAACTTTTTATCTTGCCCTGCAATTGAGAATCCTTGTAGCTCTGTTCCCTTGGCAACAAGTCCACTACCTGCATGTTCGAAATAAAGTATTATTTCACCCCCTTTTTTCTTCATTTTTTTATAGATAGGGCCTGAATAAACAATATCTTTCTCACCATAAGCGATTTTTCTCGCCCAGAGTGCAAGACGTTTGCCGACATCCTTTTTGTTCAAAGGATGAATATCATTCCATTCGCCAATGTCAATTGTAACTGCCATACCTGTATAGGGAAGTTTTAGCGCCATAAGTTGAGCTTCACGTAAGAGTGCCCACCAGCTTTCAGTTGGCTCAGATGAAGGTTGACCATAATTGGGTAGTTGAACAAATAAAAATGGTAGCTTATTATTTCGCCAGTGTTTACGCCAGTCTTTTATCAGTGCAGGGAAAAGTTTTCTGTATTCAATTGCTCTTGAAATATTTGATTCTCCCTGATACCAGATTACGCCTTTAATCTTATACTTCAGAAGAGGTGCAATCATTGCGTTAAAAAGTCCCATTGGTTTCCATTGGATAAATGTTTTTCCCTTCAGCGGTGGCATTTCAGCACCGACTTTATAAAGCCACTTGCCTTTTAAATCGATTGTGTCTCCTTTCACGATTAGCATATATGGTTTATCCGGTACAAAGCCACCTTTTCCTGCGTTATTTATTACTCGTATAACAATTTCGTTTTTGCCCTCTTTTAGTACTCCATCAGGAACTTTATATCTTCTTGGAGGATACTGATATGAGACTGTTCCCACAAATATTCCATTTACAAAGACAGAATCTGCATCAATAATTCTACCTAACAACAACCTTGCAGGTTTTCCTGCTTTGTCGGATGAGATATTAAATGTTTTTCTAAACCATAGCACTCCGTTTAAATTTCCAGCACCCCGATCAGCCCAGTATCCGGGAAGATTAAAAGGTAACCAATCAGTTGTATCGATGTCCAATGAGTACCATGGTTTTTCAGAATTTTTATATCCAAGGTCTTTTTTGTGTAGCTCCCTGTACCAGCTGGAAATTCTTTGTCTGTCTTCTTTCTGTATTTTCTTTATTAAAGTGCTATCTCTGTACTTGTAAGCTTCTTGGAGATAATGAGGAAATTCTTTCAAAGCTTCCTCACTCATCCATGCTTCAGCTGGAGAGCCACCAAGTGATGCATTAATAAGACCAATAGGTATTTTATAAATTTCATAAAGTTCCTTTACGAAGAAGTAAGCAACTGCCGAGAATTTTAAAATTGTTTTGGGTGTAACAATTACCCACTTTCCGGAAGGTAGATCTTTTTGAGGAGCATTAAAATTGTAAACATCAGGAACCTCAAATTGTCGGATATTCGGATTACTTGCGTTTGCTACTTCATCCTCATACAGCGGTTTTGCTCTCTGCATTGTTAATTCCATATTTGATTGACCTGAGCAAAGCCAGACATCACCGATAAAGATGTCCTTTATTGTAATTGTATTTTCTCCTTTTATTATCATCTTATAGGGACCACCTGCTTTTAATTTTGGTAGTTTTATATCCCAGTTACCCTTCTTATCCGATATAGTAGCGTAGGTTTTACCCATGAACTCAATTTCAACATGTTCCTTTGGGGATGCCCACCCCCAAATTGTAAGTTCTGTTTCCCTTTGCAGTACCATCCCGTCACTGATAAGCTTTGGTAGCTTTATTTTGGCAGCAACCGATACCGTTAACATGATTATAATGATAAATAATAAGGAAGTCCTTGCGCTTTCTTTCATTTTTAATCCTCCAGATTGAATAGCAAATTAAACAACTTTAAAAATATTCATATTGAAAGACAAAATCCAAGCAATTTATTAAAAGTATTTCTCAAACAGCTTTTAGTTATCCTTAATTATTCTAGTAATTGACTAGAATTTTTTTAATAAATTGATAATTAATACATTTGGTAGAGATATGGCTTATATCGAGATTTCTTTCCAGGACGATTCACAATCATATAAAGTGCTTAATCAGAGTACAAACTAATAGTTTTGAGCAGTATTAATTATTCATTACCTTTAGAATATGGATTTGAAGCTACATTGTTTAAATTCACCTTGAGAATTACAAAAACAATTTTATCCCTCTTATAAATTATTTATATTGGAAAAAAATGATAATTGAAATAAAAGTAGGAGATATTTTTCAGGTATCTGCTAATGTCTTATCCTAAGGATTTATTCACTATTCATTTTAATAATATTAACAGTAAATAGTGAAGTTAAAATAGCTTAAATGATATAATTTTGGTCTCGCATGAAAATAATATGGACTAAATGATAAAAAATAAAATTTATTGTAAAATTTATTCATTATTTTTTAATTATGTTAAGTTAGATTAGTGTAAAACAGAAGGGTGATTATGAGATCGTCATTATTTAAAACAATTTTTGTGGAATTCTTAATGATCACTTTTTTATTCTCACTCTTGCGGGGTCAGTTTAATCGTGGCGTAAATCTTACCATGTGGTTTCAAGCGGGAAGTCCCAGAGAAATTCAGTTTAATAAATTTACAAAGGAAGATATCGAGAATATTAAATCCCTTGATTGTGATGTAATAAGACTGCCTATTAATCTCCATGCAATGACAACTGGAGCTCCTGACTATACTATTGACCCACTTTTCTGGTTTTTCTTAGATAGTGTTATTGTTTGGGCAGAGGAGCTTAATATTAATTTGATCCTTGATAATCACAGCTTTGATCCATCGGAAAACACGTCAGTAAAAATTGGGGAGGTTTTAAAACCAGTTTGGAGACAGATAGCAGAGAGGTATAAGGACAGATCAGAACTGATCTATTACGAAATTTTAAATGAGCCACATGGTATTGATAAGGATACATGGAATAATATTCAGGG
The sequence above is drawn from the Candidatus Neomarinimicrobiota bacterium genome and encodes:
- a CDS encoding sialate O-acetylesterase, which gives rise to MKESARTSLLFIIIIMLTVSVAAKIKLPKLISDGMVLQRETELTIWGWASPKEHVEIEFMGKTYATISDKKGNWDIKLPKLKAGGPYKMIIKGENTITIKDIFIGDVWLCSGQSNMELTMQRAKPLYEDEVANASNPNIRQFEVPDVYNFNAPQKDLPSGKWVIVTPKTILKFSAVAYFFVKELYEIYKIPIGLINASLGGSPAEAWMSEEALKEFPHYLQEAYKYRDSTLIKKIQKEDRQRISSWYRELHKKDLGYKNSEKPWYSLDIDTTDWLPFNLPGYWADRGAGNLNGVLWFRKTFNISSDKAGKPARLLLGRIIDADSVFVNGIFVGTVSYQYPPRRYKVPDGVLKEGKNEIVIRVINNAGKGGFVPDKPYMLIVKGDTIDLKGKWLYKVGAEMPPLKGKTFIQWKPMGLFNAMIAPLLKYKIKGVIWYQGESNISRAIEYRKLFPALIKDWRKHWRNNKLPFLFVQLPNYGQPSSEPTESWWALLREAQLMALKLPYTGMAVTIDIGEWNDIHPLNKKDVGKRLALWARKIAYGEKDIVYSGPIYKKMKKKGGEIILYFEHAGSGLVAKGTELQGFSIAGQDKKFVGAKAEIIGKNKVVVWSEKVKKPVAVRYAWADNPEGANLYNKEELPASPFRTDNW